A genome region from Chryseobacterium sp. G0186 includes the following:
- a CDS encoding NAD(P)/FAD-dependent oxidoreductase: protein MKSGGKFSRKEFLRTLMLGSLMLPFLQYCGKKAKTLLLKITGTNHILGHQLWAKDFPQFSEVIHTQYLIVGGGISGLSACRTFHQNNKHDYLLLEMEDHLGGNSSNGENKVSKFPLGAHYLPLPNKENTEIIEFLTESGICQGIDDNGEPILDEYQMTFPQQERLFYKNSWQNDIVPQKGISKEVQNELTRFFTMMDEFRLKKDLKGNYWFAIPVHDSSREDEVLQLEKILFKDWLKEHHFRSEELLWLLDYSCRDDYGLGIDYVSAWAGIHYFAGRKNNWSKKYKDQVFTWPEGNARLTQYFSKYSKGKFLTKCLVFEVKINDKVEVLYFDNTQKKTKKIIAEKVLFASPQFVNERILTDRKVQSFQYVPWLLTTITLKNEFGGDEELAWDNVIYGSSGLGYIYDQHQNLSQVMGEKVITYYKSFSTNDCKKARRKLYSMKEAELKDLVVDDLKKAHPLIEDFILEMQFHKIGHAMIAPIPNQIFGEDAEKAKESIDGKIFFAHSDLSGISIFEEAFYQGMRTAKQMM from the coding sequence ATGAAGAGTGGGGGAAAGTTCAGTAGAAAAGAGTTCCTTAGAACACTTATGTTGGGCAGTCTGATGCTTCCTTTTCTGCAATATTGCGGAAAGAAAGCAAAAACTCTGTTGCTGAAGATCACTGGAACAAACCATATCCTTGGGCATCAATTGTGGGCTAAGGATTTTCCACAATTTTCTGAAGTTATCCACACCCAATATCTTATCGTGGGTGGTGGAATCTCGGGACTTTCTGCCTGCAGAACTTTCCATCAAAATAATAAACATGATTATCTTCTTTTGGAAATGGAAGATCATTTGGGAGGAAATTCCTCAAACGGAGAAAATAAAGTCTCAAAATTTCCTCTAGGTGCCCACTATCTGCCTTTACCCAATAAAGAAAATACCGAAATTATCGAGTTTCTTACGGAAAGTGGAATCTGCCAGGGAATTGATGATAATGGTGAACCTATCCTGGACGAGTACCAGATGACCTTTCCACAACAGGAAAGATTGTTTTATAAAAATTCCTGGCAAAATGATATCGTTCCCCAAAAAGGAATTTCAAAGGAAGTACAAAATGAGCTTACCCGTTTCTTTACAATGATGGATGAATTCCGTCTGAAGAAAGACCTTAAGGGGAATTATTGGTTTGCTATTCCCGTTCATGATTCCAGTAGAGAAGATGAAGTGTTGCAACTTGAAAAAATCCTTTTTAAAGACTGGCTTAAAGAACATCATTTCCGGTCAGAAGAACTTCTTTGGTTGCTGGATTATTCCTGTAGGGATGATTATGGTTTGGGAATAGACTATGTTTCAGCGTGGGCCGGAATTCATTATTTTGCCGGCAGAAAAAATAACTGGAGTAAAAAATATAAAGATCAGGTGTTCACATGGCCTGAGGGAAATGCAAGACTTACCCAATATTTTTCAAAGTATTCTAAAGGGAAATTTTTAACTAAATGTTTAGTTTTTGAGGTAAAAATAAATGATAAGGTTGAGGTTCTGTATTTTGATAATACTCAGAAAAAAACAAAAAAGATCATTGCTGAAAAGGTTTTGTTTGCATCACCTCAGTTTGTAAATGAACGAATTTTAACCGACAGAAAAGTCCAATCATTTCAATACGTTCCATGGCTTTTGACTACCATTACTCTGAAGAATGAATTTGGTGGTGATGAAGAGCTGGCATGGGATAATGTGATTTATGGATCATCAGGTTTGGGATATATTTATGATCAGCATCAGAATCTAAGTCAGGTCATGGGAGAGAAGGTGATCACCTATTATAAAAGCTTTTCTACCAATGACTGTAAAAAGGCAAGACGAAAACTCTACTCCATGAAAGAAGCTGAACTTAAAGATTTAGTTGTAGACGATCTGAAAAAAGCGCACCCATTGATAGAAGATTTTATTCTGGAAATGCAGTTTCATAAAATAGGGCATGCGATGATTGCCCCTATTCCTAATCAGATTTTTGGTGAAGATGCAGAGAAAGCCAAAGAATCTATTGATGGGAAAATTTTCTTTGCCCATTCCGATCTTTCGGGAATATCTATTTTTGAAGAAGCCTTTTATCAGGGAATGAGAACGGCAAAGCAAATGATGTAA
- a CDS encoding discoidin domain-containing protein — protein MRQYLLSLAIFLGIMVSGQQKTFCNPINIDYGYTPFEVFSKQGKHRATADPVIVNFKNKLFLFSTNQEGYWYSDDMLDWKFVKRKFLRDNKYIHDLNAPAVWAMKDTLYVYGSTWEQDFPIWKSTNPTKDDWKIAVDTLKVGAWDPAFHYDEDKNKLYLYWGSSNEWPLLGTEVKVKNLQSEGFTKPILKLKPEDHGWERFGEYNDNVFLQPFVEGAWMTKHNGKYYMQYGAPATEFSGYSDGVYVSKGPLEGFEYQQHNPFSYKPGGFARGAGHGATFEDNYKNWWHVSTIFISTKNNFERRLGIWPAGFDKDDVMYCNTAYGDYPTYLPQYAQGKDFSKGLFAGWMLLNYNKPVQVSSTLGGYQPNYAVDEDIKTYWSAKTGNSGEWFQTDLGEVSTINAIQINYADQDAEFMGKTLGKMHQYKIYGSNDGKKWNVIVDKSKNTKDVPHDYVELETPAKARFLKMENLKMPTGKFALSGFRVFGKGGGKEPAKVEGFVPLRADPKKYGERRSIWMKWQQNPEADGYVIYWGKSPDKMYGSIMVYGKNEYFFTGADRTDAYYFQIEAFNANGVSERTAAAKSE, from the coding sequence ATGAGACAATATCTTTTATCATTAGCAATTTTTCTGGGAATCATGGTGAGTGGCCAGCAAAAAACATTCTGTAATCCAATTAATATAGACTACGGTTATACCCCTTTCGAAGTCTTTTCAAAACAAGGAAAACACCGTGCTACAGCCGATCCTGTTATTGTTAATTTTAAAAATAAACTGTTCCTTTTTTCTACCAACCAGGAAGGATATTGGTACAGTGATGATATGCTGGACTGGAAGTTTGTAAAAAGGAAATTTCTTAGGGATAATAAATATATCCATGATCTTAATGCTCCGGCAGTCTGGGCAATGAAAGATACACTGTATGTATATGGATCTACTTGGGAACAGGACTTTCCAATCTGGAAAAGTACAAATCCAACCAAGGACGACTGGAAAATTGCAGTAGATACTTTAAAAGTAGGAGCGTGGGATCCTGCATTTCACTATGATGAAGATAAAAATAAACTGTACCTGTATTGGGGATCAAGTAATGAATGGCCGCTGTTGGGAACAGAAGTTAAAGTTAAAAATCTTCAGTCTGAAGGGTTTACAAAACCTATTCTGAAGCTAAAACCTGAAGACCACGGATGGGAACGTTTTGGTGAATACAATGATAATGTTTTTCTTCAGCCTTTTGTAGAGGGAGCCTGGATGACTAAGCACAACGGAAAATATTATATGCAATATGGTGCTCCGGCAACAGAATTTAGCGGATATTCTGATGGAGTGTACGTAAGTAAAGGTCCTTTAGAAGGATTCGAATATCAGCAGCATAATCCATTTTCATATAAACCAGGAGGTTTTGCCAGAGGTGCGGGACATGGAGCTACTTTTGAAGACAACTATAAAAACTGGTGGCACGTTTCCACTATCTTTATTTCCACTAAGAATAATTTTGAACGAAGACTGGGAATCTGGCCGGCAGGTTTTGATAAAGACGATGTGATGTATTGCAATACGGCGTATGGAGATTATCCTACCTACCTTCCGCAGTATGCACAAGGCAAAGATTTTTCAAAAGGTCTTTTTGCAGGATGGATGTTGCTGAATTATAATAAGCCCGTTCAGGTTTCATCTACCTTAGGAGGGTATCAACCCAATTATGCCGTAGATGAAGATATCAAAACCTACTGGAGTGCCAAAACAGGGAATTCCGGAGAATGGTTCCAGACAGATCTGGGAGAAGTTTCTACGATCAATGCCATTCAGATTAATTATGCAGATCAGGATGCTGAATTTATGGGAAAAACCTTAGGAAAGATGCATCAGTATAAAATCTACGGATCCAATGACGGAAAGAAGTGGAATGTAATAGTGGATAAAAGTAAAAATACAAAAGATGTTCCCCATGATTATGTAGAACTGGAAACCCCTGCAAAGGCCCGTTTCCTGAAAATGGAGAATCTGAAAATGCCTACCGGAAAATTTGCATTGAGCGGTTTCAGGGTATTCGGAAAGGGTGGAGGAAAAGAGCCTGCTAAAGTAGAAGGTTTTGTTCCTTTAAGAGCTGATCCCAAGAAATATGGTGAAAGAAGAAGTATCTGGATGAAATGGCAGCAGAACCCTGAAGCAGACGGCTATGTGATCTATTGGGGAAAATCTCCCGATAAAATGTACGGAAGCATTATGGTCTACGGAAAAAATGAATATTTCTTTACAGGAGCCGACAGAACTGATGCTTACTATTTCCAGATTGAAGCTTTCAATGCCAATGGAGTTTCAGAAAGGACAGCCGCTGCAAAGTCTGAATAA
- a CDS encoding alpha/beta hydrolase — protein sequence MKKKILSILLYLMLSFLLTGCKEKKITLGGDISFDKEENIHYGNNPDQVMDLYLPHKKLSKERDVFIIIHGGGWHGGNKSQLTFFTLSLMQNFPHYIFVNMNYRLASQTQYAVPNQTDDIKSVAAFLKIKLNYTPKLILLGNSAGGHLSMLYAYQFDDDKNIKAVINIVGPADLSDPGFKTYQDYSFVEKYLVDPKILTPKTSAVNFASPIHWITNTSAPTLSYYGRTDRIIPMSQKEILDSVLRKHNITHESYEFNGGHLDWDKHPNDEVLIKKIETFLKKTDKK from the coding sequence ATGAAAAAAAAGATACTCTCCATATTATTATATCTAATGCTATCCTTTCTTTTGACAGGCTGCAAAGAAAAAAAGATAACATTAGGGGGTGATATCAGCTTTGATAAAGAGGAAAATATTCATTACGGCAATAACCCCGATCAGGTTATGGACTTATATCTTCCTCATAAAAAATTATCTAAAGAAAGGGATGTTTTCATCATCATTCATGGCGGAGGCTGGCATGGAGGAAATAAATCGCAGCTCACTTTCTTCACCCTTTCCCTAATGCAGAATTTCCCACATTATATTTTTGTCAATATGAATTACAGGCTGGCTTCACAAACTCAATATGCTGTTCCCAATCAAACAGATGATATTAAAAGTGTAGCTGCTTTTCTGAAAATAAAATTGAATTATACACCAAAATTGATACTCCTGGGAAATAGTGCAGGTGGGCATCTGTCTATGCTGTATGCCTATCAATTTGATGATGATAAAAATATAAAAGCTGTCATTAATATTGTAGGTCCGGCAGATCTATCAGACCCAGGTTTTAAGACTTATCAAGACTATTCCTTTGTTGAAAAATATCTGGTAGACCCTAAAATTCTTACACCAAAAACCTCAGCAGTCAATTTTGCAAGCCCTATTCATTGGATAACGAATACATCTGCCCCTACTCTTTCCTATTATGGAAGAACAGACCGCATTATTCCAATGAGTCAAAAAGAAATTCTGGATTCTGTTTTAAGGAAACATAATATCACCCATGAATCCTATGAATTTAATGGCGGACATTTGGATTGGGATAAGCATCCCAATGATGAAGTTCTTATCAAGAAAATAGAAACTTTTCTAAAAAAAACAGACAAAAAATAA